In Anaerolineales bacterium, the following proteins share a genomic window:
- a CDS encoding class I SAM-dependent methyltransferase, whose translation MKDFLFLHLRDLPYFRALLRSVESSFYQDLPLPAPVYDVGCGDGHFASLTFDSKIDVGLDPWHGPIHEAKTFGAYKALVEADGAASPFPNEYFASGFSNSVLEHIPHIDAVLKETARVLKQGAPFYFCVPNSAYLSELSISKVLGKGYTEWFRVISRTQHADNPDVWGARLERAGFELVRWWHYFPPASLRVLEWGHYFGVPSLFARVLTGKWIIARAQWNLWLTKKYVERYASTQPVDNGTYTFYIARKK comes from the coding sequence TTGAAAGATTTCCTATTCCTACACCTGCGTGACCTGCCCTACTTCCGCGCGTTGTTGCGCTCGGTCGAGAGTTCGTTCTATCAAGATCTGCCCCTGCCCGCGCCGGTCTACGATGTGGGTTGCGGCGACGGTCACTTCGCCTCGCTGACGTTCGACTCAAAAATTGACGTGGGACTCGACCCGTGGCACGGACCCATCCACGAGGCGAAGACCTTCGGCGCGTACAAAGCATTGGTCGAAGCCGACGGCGCGGCATCGCCGTTTCCCAACGAATATTTCGCCAGTGGGTTCAGCAATTCGGTGCTGGAGCACATCCCGCACATTGACGCTGTGCTGAAAGAGACCGCCCGCGTGTTGAAGCAAGGCGCGCCGTTCTATTTCTGCGTGCCCAATTCCGCCTATTTGAGCGAGCTTTCGATCTCCAAAGTGCTGGGCAAAGGCTACACCGAATGGTTCCGCGTCATCTCGCGCACCCAACATGCCGACAACCCTGATGTGTGGGGGGCGCGTCTCGAACGCGCCGGCTTTGAACTAGTGCGCTGGTGGCATTACTTCCCGCCTGCTTCGTTGCGCGTGTTAGAATGGGGGCATTATTTCGGCGTTCCTTCGCTTTTTGCACGCGTCCTCACAGGCAAATGGATCATCGCCCGCGCCCAATGGAACCTGTGGTTGACCAAAAAATATGTGGAGCGCTACGCCTCCACCCAGCCCGTAGACAATGGGACCTACACTTTTTACATCGCCAGAAAAAAATAA
- a CDS encoding glycosyltransferase family 39 protein, which produces MNDESHEQNPSNEPSVLDYVKSLFRPGKRIQIPEFADDAKPSGEPADEPPASSDIQPDSAFPWKSLLAVLLACAGQFFFEPPAATKGVGFALYIAALSLFGWALYRKEWTLPSYTPDSEGTDPLTFRPVQFVISVLLGLWAYSLFKDNLFTSFNVFIWLLAIAFFLSAFWITKPNQPSLFERIAGWLRKDSWTIQLSRWTLLLLAATALAFFFRFTQTASVPPEPFSDHAEKILDVYDVAHGQTRIFFPRNTGREADQMYWTLLILKVFGTGFSFLSLKLGTAILGFLTLPFIYLLGKEIGGARVALIAFTLAGIAYWPNVISRVGLRFPLYPLFAAPMLLYLLRGLRTRNRNDFLLSGIFLGLGLHGYSPFRIVPFVVVAVFILYWIHPQSRGARKELVIWLAMLALTSLFVFLPLLRYWADNPERFGLRAMTRLTSAEVQITKPVWQVFLSNVWNALKMFNFDDGVIWVHSVVQRPALDVITAALFVLGVAFVLIRYLRNRHWLDLFLLVSIPLLQLPSTLSIAFPGENPSLNRTGGAYISVFILAAMAFDGLVTSFGRGKRRAIFVSLLAAVLLYISAAQNYDLVFNQYYTFFRQKSWNTTDIGRVINGFKQISGTTETAWVVPFPYWVDTRLTAIWVGDTYRDMAMWREGIPTTVQYQGPKLFIVKADLENPAGNDQESLDVLQSLYPAGQLRLFDSDIPGHDFWIFFVPQE; this is translated from the coding sequence ATGAACGACGAATCTCACGAACAGAATCCATCCAACGAGCCCAGCGTTCTCGATTATGTAAAATCCCTGTTTCGACCCGGCAAGCGGATTCAGATTCCCGAATTTGCGGACGATGCGAAACCCTCGGGTGAACCGGCGGACGAACCGCCCGCTTCCTCCGACATTCAGCCTGATTCGGCGTTTCCGTGGAAATCGCTCCTTGCGGTTTTACTCGCCTGCGCCGGGCAATTTTTCTTCGAACCTCCCGCCGCCACAAAAGGAGTGGGCTTCGCCCTTTACATTGCCGCTCTCAGCCTCTTCGGCTGGGCGCTCTACCGCAAAGAGTGGACGCTTCCTTCATATACACCGGACTCCGAAGGCACGGATCCGCTCACCTTTCGCCCGGTTCAATTTGTCATTAGCGTTTTGTTGGGGCTATGGGCATATAGTTTGTTTAAAGATAACTTGTTCACAAGTTTCAATGTCTTTATTTGGCTTCTTGCGATCGCTTTCTTTCTTTCGGCGTTCTGGATCACAAAGCCGAATCAGCCATCCCTCTTCGAGCGGATCGCCGGTTGGCTGAGAAAAGATTCCTGGACCATCCAGCTCTCGCGTTGGACGTTACTCCTGCTCGCCGCGACCGCGCTGGCGTTCTTTTTCCGCTTCACTCAAACGGCGAGCGTTCCGCCGGAGCCGTTTAGCGACCACGCCGAAAAAATTCTCGACGTGTACGACGTTGCACACGGTCAGACTCGCATCTTCTTTCCCCGCAATACCGGGCGTGAAGCGGATCAAATGTATTGGACACTGCTCATCCTCAAAGTGTTCGGCACCGGGTTTTCATTCCTCAGCCTCAAACTCGGCACGGCTATTCTCGGTTTCTTGACCTTACCGTTTATTTATCTGCTCGGCAAGGAAATCGGCGGAGCGCGCGTGGCGCTCATTGCGTTTACTCTCGCGGGAATCGCCTACTGGCCCAACGTGATCAGCCGCGTGGGGCTGCGCTTCCCTCTCTATCCGCTTTTCGCCGCGCCGATGCTGCTCTACCTCCTGCGCGGCTTGCGGACGCGCAACCGCAACGACTTCCTCCTCTCCGGCATCTTTCTAGGACTTGGCTTGCACGGTTACAGCCCCTTCCGCATCGTGCCTTTTGTGGTCGTCGCCGTATTCATCCTGTATTGGATTCATCCGCAATCGAGGGGCGCGCGCAAGGAATTGGTGATCTGGCTGGCGATGCTTGCATTAACATCGCTGTTCGTTTTCCTGCCTCTCCTTCGCTACTGGGCGGATAACCCTGAACGGTTCGGTCTGCGCGCGATGACGAGGTTGACGAGCGCGGAGGTTCAGATCACAAAACCCGTCTGGCAGGTGTTCCTCTCGAACGTGTGGAACGCGCTCAAAATGTTCAACTTCGACGACGGCGTGATCTGGGTACATTCCGTCGTCCAGCGTCCCGCGTTGGACGTTATCACCGCCGCGTTGTTCGTCCTTGGCGTCGCGTTCGTGTTGATCCGTTATCTTCGCAACCGTCACTGGTTGGATTTGTTCCTGCTCGTCTCCATTCCGTTGTTGCAACTGCCGTCCACGTTGTCCATCGCGTTCCCCGGCGAAAACCCGTCATTGAACCGCACGGGAGGCGCGTACATCTCGGTGTTCATCCTGGCGGCGATGGCGTTCGATGGCTTGGTGACCAGCTTCGGAAGGGGCAAGAGGCGCGCGATCTTCGTCTCGCTATTGGCGGCGGTTCTGTTGTATATTTCTGCCGCGCAAAATTACGATCTGGTTTTCAATCAATATTACACGTTCTTTCGCCAGAAATCATGGAACACCACAGACATAGGCAGGGTGATCAACGGGTTCAAGCAGATCTCCGGCACGACGGAGACCGCCTGGGTGGTTCCCTTCCCCTATTGGGTGGACACGCGTCTCACCGCGATTTGGGTGGGCGACACGTATCGCGATATGGCAATGTGGCGGGAGGGCATTCCGACCACTGTGCAATATCAGGGACCGAAGTTGTTCATTGTGAAAGCCGACCTTGAAAACCCGGCTGGGAACGACCAAGAGTCGTTAGACGTCCTACAATCGCTCTACCCGGCTGGTCAACTGCGTTTATTTGACTCGGACATTCCCGGTCACGATTTTTGGATCTTCTTTGTGCCTCAAGAGTAA